The DNA region TATCGCTCCTGCCCTGTGCGTTGATAGCCTGCAGGTTAGCGGTATGTACAGGCCAGAATGCGTATACGAAGCAGTATGCCTGTAAAAAGGGTACGCAGGGCATCCATTTATCGCCCAGCAGTAAATGGATCAGTGGGCTTGCGACCACTGCTATGCCCATACACACGGGGAATATCAGGAAGGAACTGGTAACGATGGATCTTCGCATCATGCTTTTGATCTTGCTGTTATCGCCGTTATGCTTTGAAAGCGCGGGCAGCATAACTCCCTGTATCGAGCCGTTGATATTGTTTATGATTATTTCGGGGAACTGCTTGCCTCGGTTACAGTATCCCAGTTCTTCTTTTGTATATTTTTTGCCTATTACAAGGTTCTGGAGCTCACGGTAGATAACGTCTATCAGGGCGGATACCATAAGTTTCCAGCCAAAGGAGAAAAGAAGTTTTATGCGGTCCCATTCGAGGACACGCTTAGGTCTCCACTTAACTATAAGGAGAAGCAGTATACATACAGATATACGGCTTGAGAGCTGCTGTCCTACCAGTGCCCATACGCCGCAGCCGCATAAAGCCATAACTATACCAACAGTACCCGATATGAAGACCGAACCGATGGTACAGTACATAAGTTCCTTGAAACGCATCTCTCTTGCGACTTTTGCGTTCTGTATCGAGTTGAATGCACCCGGTATCAGTACCAGTGCCAGTACCCTCAGCAGGTTTTTCAGCTGGGGCATATCGTAGAAAGCCGCAACAAAGGGGGCTGTGAAAAACAGTACAATATAAAGTACAATTGCGATAAACAGGCTGACATGGAAAATCGAAGAGTAGTCATTTTCCTTGACATCCTTGCGCTGTATCAGTGCGGTGTTGAGACCGCTCTGTACAAACACCTGTGAAATGCTTATAAATACTGTCAGCAGGGTGATGATACCGTACTGCTTGGGTCCGAGTATCTTGGCGAGTACAAGCTGTACTATAAAGGCTATGCCCTGATAGCCCGCACGTTCAAGAAACTTGAAAAACAGAGATTTGATAACTACTGATTTTTCAGCCTGGCTATTCGGACTTTCAGCCTGATCATTTGAATTATCAGCCCGGTCATTGAGTTCAAGTTCTAATTTATCTTTTTTTAAATCCAAAACGTATTTCTCCTTTTTGCTTCCTTACATATCCCCGATCATCTGAATATGTAGTGGTTTGATCCGGACCAGTTGTAAAGCATTACCCATACAAACCAGTACCATCCCATAATGACAATGAGCGCAGCGTTGACTTTGATCTTGTCCTCGATCTTTTTACGCTTGAACGCATATGTGAACATAGGAACGATCAGTATAGTGAACATATCGCAGTAGAGCGATATTCTTATGCCGTATATCGTTCTGAACAACAGAAGAACGTATGTGTAGAAAGCAAATCCCAGAACGGGCAGTATTCTGATGTTTTTATCATAGTCGGGTTTGATCTTTTTGATGATACGCAGAGGGATCAGCAGAAGCAGGAACCTGTATACCCAGTCAAAGAAAACGTGCTTGTTGAAGCCTCTTATTCGCAGATAAACGGTGGTATCCGAGCTGAATACGGCTTCGATGTTTTTTGCATACTTTTCAGGCAGCAGGGAAAGTGCCAGCAGCAGACGGCTTATGCTTCTCAGGTTTACGATCAGCAGGAGAACGGTCACCACGAAGGCGATCTTTGTTTCCTTATTTTTCTTGCCGTTGAGGAACTGAGCGACAAATATGAAAATAAGCCCGAATACCGCCGAAAAGTGGAATGAGAAAGCCACGATGAAGCACGCGACCATCTTGCGGTATTTCTTTTCTGTCATATATACGTAGAACAGCATGATAAATACTGCCGATACGCTCTGTTTCATAACGTTGAAGGAGTTGTTGTAGAACAGGAACATATAAGCGAGCATCGTCTGCCACATAGGTGTTACAGAACGGTATTTATATGCTATCAGATATATCGGGACTATTACCATCACCTGTGAGGTGAAAAGAAGTGCGCCCGCATCATCGGAGAAGATCGACGATATATATGCAAGCAGGGCATAGCCCACAGGCTCGGTAGTAAGCTCGAAAGTTTCGGAGAAGGTAGACGTATTCGCAAGATCGAAAGTTCTTATGGCATATTCAAGAACGTCTTTACCTACGGTATCCGCACGCATACCGGCAAGAAGCGACGGTATCAACAGTGCGATGAAAGAATAGAATATCGCTAAGCGTTTAGCAATTCGTTTTTCAGTTTTTATATACAGATCAAATTTCTTTTCTGCCTTATAGGTGAAAAAGCACGTAAGAGTGAAGACAGTAAGATATAAAAAAGTACTTGCACTGATACTCATTAGATCTCTCCTATAATATTATTTATCTTAAAACGGTTTTCTGACGTATCCCGACCGCAGATGCATAATGTATCGTCATCTGTGATCGGCATACGTGAAGACCCGATATGGATTTTCACTATTTATAATGACTTTTGCCGTGATCGTTCTTACGATCTTTTTATCTTCTTTTTCAGATCGGCTATGAAAGGAAGTAGGTCCTTGACATCATATTTCAGCCTTTCGTACAGGGTAAGCTCGTTGTATACCCCCGATGCTTTCATTCCTTTAAGGTCATTAAGGTGCTGATAGTATATCAGTTCCTTACGTTTTATGATATGTTCGATCTCGCTGTGATATTTGCCTTCGGTGAATTCATCGAATTCTTTCAGCAGACCGCAGTGACGGTCGAAGAAGTTCTTTTTCAGCTTTTCGGGGTCAGTCTTTATTGAACCCGAAGCGGAGTTCGGGTTGTTTGTGCGGTAGGCGCTCATAATCTCGTTGAAGTAATGTGCACAGCCGTCATAGGTGGTGACAAGTCTTACTACCAGATCGAGTGATGTGGAGAAATTCAGTATAGGACGCAGATTTTCTGTTCTGCCCACGATAGATGCTGTGGGAGTAAAGTCCAGCATAATAAGTTCGCCTACGGATATATCGGTACCCTCGGGCTTTTCCAGGGCTTTGTACAGCTTTTTGTCGTTCCACATTTTGCGGGGGTAGAAAGTTTTGAGATAATTGTCATCTGTATCCACCACATTTGCGTTATGGAAAGTCATATTACATTCGGGGTGATTTTCAAGATAGTTCACCTGCTTTTGCAGTTTGTTCTCATCACACCAGTAATCGTCACCTTCGCATATAGCGAAATACTTTGTCTGTATAGCGGGTATAACGTACTTCTGAACGATGTTTATGCCCTTGCTGTAACGATTCTCTTCCTGTATGATAGTCTGTATCTTATCGGGATACTTCTGTGCGAACTCTTCAATGATAGCTATCGAGCCATCGGTCGAACAGTCATCATGGACAAGCACCTTATATTCAAAATCTGTTTTTTGTGTGCAGATGCTCCCCAGACATTTTCTAAGCCATTTTTCGTGATTGAAGCTTACAATGCAAACCGTTGCGATGGCAGCCATTTATGCTATCTCTCCTTTTACAATTTATATCCGTCAGCCACGCCTTTGAACATACTTTTCAGCTTATGGAATTTATCGTTCTCGTAAAGCAGTGTCTGTATCATTCTTTTTACAACTCTCACATCAGACTTGATACCCAGCTTGTACTTGCGTTTCAGGTAGATGCTGTTGCGCACCCAGTAGTATTTTCTGAGAGGGGAGTGGTTGAAGATGATGATATTTTTTCCGAAGAATTTTTTTGAAGAGCTTCTTCCGACTTCGTGGAGGAAGCCTGTATAATTGAGTCTTATTATCTTGCAGCCGTTCCTTGTCAGGGCGTAGCAGATATCATAATCCACCATATCGATGAACAGTTTTTCATCAAATCCGCCCACGGATTTGATACACTTAACGTTATTGAACGCCCCTGAGGTTATACAGAAACTGACTTTTTCGTACTCCTGTGTCATACCGAAATCGACTTCAACGCTTCGGTCTTTGTACTTTGAGGTTATTATACCAATGTTATCTTTGGCACGTTTTGCGAACCTGTCGTATGTTTCAATGATATCGGGTTCACATACGGTATCCTGATCGAGGGTCAGCACCCATTCTTCACCAAGTTCGTCAGCTTTATCGATTATCTGGTTCAGGGCTTTTGCAATGCCGTAGTTATCATCGTTCCTCACATAAGTGATATTATCGTATTTTGCCGTAAGTTCTGCTATCTCGTCGATATTTTTTGAACCGTTATCGATGAGTATGAGTTCGTTCACCTGCGGTGCGATAGCCGAGATATTTTCCTCCAGCCTTTTTATATCGGGATTATACAGCACTATCCCTGCGGCATGAGCCATAGTTCAGACCACCCTTTGAAAGATCATTTTTTATATTCTGCGAGGAATCCGTCATAGAATTTTTCGCGCTTTCTGATAAGCTTTTCTCTGCTGAATTCGCAGGACTTTGCAAAATTCTTTTTTGCCAGCTTTTCAAGATCGGTACCAAGTACACGCTGTACCGCTTTTACTACCTCGTCGGTACTGCCTTTTCTGAAAAGACATACTTTCGGGATAAGCTCGGGTATTCCTGCGATGCTTGTTCCTATAACGGGACAGCCGCGGCTCATAGCCTCGATAACGGCTCTGGGCAGACCCTCCTGCTTGCTGGGCTGTACGTAGAGATCAAGCGAATCATAATATTCGGGCATTTTATCTGCCGATAGATTGCCGACGAACTTGACCTTGTCCAGAACTCCAAGTTCCTTTGCAAGGTCGCGGAGAAAATAATCATGCTTCGCACCGTTGTAGCCTCCTGCCAGACGATATTCCACATCGTAGCCCAAATCTGTAAGGGGCTTGATGGCGCGTATAACGTATTCCTGACCCTTATAGCGGGTATCAAGTGCGGCAGCAGTACCAAGCACAAGCTTTTTCTTTGCATCGAAGCTTTTCAGTTTTTCAAGGCGCTTTTCCAGTGTAGCTTTCTGCGGTTCGTCGATAACGACATTTGAACAGCTTACTGTCTTGCCCTTGGTGGGGTAGCGCCTTTGCAGAAACTGACCTGTAACGTAGTAAACGTACTTAGCATCACCGATTATGCTGCGGGTCTTCCAGTACATATAAGGTGCAACTGCTTTGCCCAGCAGACCGTGGTTCCAGTAGCTGTCCCATGAACAGCCGACGCTTTCGACTATATAGGGCTTATTGTACTTTTTGATATACTTTACAGCCAGCTGTGCGATGGAACTCTGTGTTCTCAGCACAAAATAATCGTTCTCTCTTACGCACTTTTCAACTATCTTCTCAGCCGTGGGCTTATTTTTCAGTATAGTCTTCGGGCTTTTAAAGTTCGGCACGCTGATGACTTTTATCTGCGGTGGCACAAGTGTGAATGTCTTGCCCTCCACGGGCTTTGTGCGTATCATGAATGTTATTTCGTCTGCAAGATACGAATATCTCTCGTAAAGTTCATGGTAGGCAAATTCGTAATAATTGCCGTCCTTATCGTAAAACAGAGGTCCATCGTGTATAAAAACCAGTTTCATTTAAAGTAACTCCTTTTTGCGGGGCTTTATTCGGTGAGCATTTTATGCCATGCTTCAAGATTGCGGTCAAAGGAGAAGTTCTCCTCCCATTTTTCCATAGAAGCCCTGCTAAAGTTTTTCCATTTATCTATATCGACTGAAAGCTGCATAACTGCATCTGCCCAGCCTTCGGTATCTTCTTTGTCGTCAACGAGGATACCTGTTTCGTTATTTACGACCACATTGCTGTTGAATCCCACATCGGAAGCGATAGAGGGAAGTCCCGTAGCCATATACTGCACCAGCTTGAATCCGCCTTTGCCCAGTGAACGCTTGATGTTCAGCAGGGGCATTATGCCGATATGGGCTTTAAGCATCTCTGCGGGGACGATATCTCGTGCCCAGAGGATATTTTCTATTTTAAGGTGTTTAGTTTCCGATTCCAGCGGCAGATTGCATATCACCGTCAGTGTGACAGTCTTGCCTGTTTTTTCTTTTACTGCCTTTGCCGCCTTGTCAAGTGCGGGAACAACGTTCCTTATATGCTTCAGTCCCGAAGATGAACCCACCCATAGGATATTCACCTTTTCGCCGTAAGAGGCTTCTCTTTCTCTGTTGACGGTATCCTTGTCCTTAACGGGAAGGTCGCCGTCGGTAGTAGGCAGAAAAGCTGTTATCTCTTTACAGCGGGGGATCAGTTTATTTTTCAGATATTCACTTGTGACGATTATACGGTCGCTGTGCTTCTGCAAAAGCCTTGCTTCGGCTTTTGTGATCTCGTTTATGCCGAAAATATCGTCATCGAAATCCCATATCACCTTTGAATTTTTCAGGATATGCTCGTACATAAGATTTATGGGGAACACGCAAACCTTCGGTACTGCCGCGCGGGATATCACAACGATATCGGGCTTGGCGATCATATCTGCGGCAAAATTGCGGAGATTTCTGAAAAATATCATCAGGTGGTACTGTATCTTGCAGATGAGGGTCGGAGAATTTGAGTATTTTCTGAACATCTTATCTGTGACGGTAAATCTGTTCGTTACTTTGGCGTCCTTTATCTTTTCAGTATACTGCAAGATCCTGTAATAGCTTGCCGCGTGGGTAAAGCCCCTTGTATATACCGAAATTTTTTTCATTTCACCATGCCTCCGATTTTCAGCGCTTTGAGCCTTTGGTGCTCTGGCGCTTTCTCATGCTTTTTTTATATATTTTCAGCAGTCCCATATTATACATAACGGGACGTATCTTCCGCTTTATCCTGTTTTTAAGCTTAAATGTAGCGGGGAAGTATTTCCTTTGCAGGGCACCCATCGACATATTATCGAGATCGGCGTACATTTCTTCCCTGCGGGGGTTCGGCTTGGCAGAAGTTACCATCATGCCGCCGTTTATCGCGCTGTCTTTATCAAAATCCAGAGGTTCAACGTCCAGATATTTTTTGATCTCTTCAAATGCGGCAGCGGCTTTTTCGTTGTTTACCAGTACCTGTGATACGCCTATGCCGTCGTCCATTCTCGGTGCTGCGCCGCTTACGTACCAGTAATCGCCAGCAGTAAAGCTGCTGCGCCTGTGTTTGCCCTTGGATTTGCAGTCATAGCAGGAGGGTCTTGAGATCATCTCCTTGCTGTAGAACTGGAGCATTGGGTCAACATCATAAGGCTCGTCGTACTCTGTGCCATCGCTGTATACCACCCTCATGGTAGTGCTGCCGTAGCCGTAGGTCTTTTCACGGAACCTGACTTCGCGGATATCCTTGCCGCTTTTCTTTTTGTGCCATGAGAGATATTTCTTCCAGAATTTAGGCGATGGAACACCCTTGCAGATGATATCCATGGTATAGAGATCATCGGGGTCTTCACCCAGATAATTCAGCAGAGCCTCAACCTGACAGGGAGTGCCCGAAAACAGCACTTTTCTGCCGTCACGCAGGAATTCCTTGACCTTTCGGTAATTATGTCCCACTTCACTCTGTACATATTTTGATCTGTTGAATTTTTTGATATCTTTTATATTTTCGATATAGCTGTGTCTTACATTGAAATTATCATCAAATCCCACACCGAAAACGACGCCGCCCTCACTGAGGACATATTTTGCGGCTGCCGCAAAAAATCCGCCCGAAGTAGAGGTCTTGCGGAGTTCCTTGTTCCTGTTTTTTACAAGATATGCTTTGGGCTTGTTAGCAGGTGTATCCTCATTGAGAACGGGACAGACCTTTACACATTTATTACATTCAACGCACAGTACCTCGCAGACCTCGGGGTATAAAAATCCGTCCTTGTCGGGGGTCATTTTTATACAGTCCCTGGGGCAGCTGTTCATACAGGCGCTGCAGCCGCAGCAGTCTTTTTTGACACGCTCTGAAATGTTCATCGTTTGATCCTCCGAACCTGATCGCTCGATCAGTTTTTAAGTGAGTCTGAAAGATAGTTCCAGGAATATTTCCTTAGCTTGTCAATATTTTCAGTCACTTCATCATAGTTAATGCTTTCGGTAATGAACCTGTCCTCCCAGACATCATTCACTACACGGTCTTTCATACCTGCGATGGAAAGCAGAGATTCAAGACGGGAGAATGTATCCTTGCTGCTGTCGGCGCTGTGACGCCTGAACACCATCACATTTTTACGGTAAATAATGGAAAATACTGTGCCGTGATAGGAATCCGTACATACATACTCAGCATTTTTTATAGCGCTTACAAAATGCGAGGGGTCGGGATTATCCACGAACTTCGCATTGAGTTTATTGTCATACTCTGATATCTCGCCGAAGAACGGCATCATAACGATAGGAAGTCCTGTTTTTTCAGCCAGTTTCAGCACACATTCGCGGGGCTCTCTTCTGTTTCCCAAAAAATAGCAGAAGATATATTTGCCTTCGGCTACGGGCTTTTCAGGCTGGATATCATCCCATTCCTCTGCCTTGAAAAGCAGGGTTGGGTCGCAGACCACGGGAACCTTTTGGCCTGTAAGCTGTTTTACGATGACTGCTCCTCTTTTCTCGCGGACAGAGATATGATCGAACTTGCCTAAGAATTTTTTGTAGAAATCTTTAAGCAGCGCGGGAACTTCAGCAACACCGAAGCTTGGTGCATAAGCAACGCGCTTTGTACCGCTGTTCAGCCAGTTGAGGGTATAGAAATCAGAACCGCTGTTTATGGGGTTCCACACCTGATCGCTGCCCAGCACAGCCATGCTGTACTTGCCTGCGGCTTTTTTCAGCTGATCGTACCCTACGTACTTGGGTGAAGCGGTCATATACTTATCAACGAACTTATCGAAGGCTTTGTTTCGCCTGCTGATGAGTTCGCCGTTCTTTTTCTGGAAAAATTTTCTTTTTACAAAAGACCATCTTTCCGCCATGATAGACGGGATAAGCAGCTGTATGAGATACTTGTAGGCTGTCTTTCTGGTCTTTACGTATTTGATATATTCGTTGTCATAACCGAGCTTTGTAACGGCCTTTTGTGTTGCGTATGACTGCAATACGCTTCCAAAATTCCTTATATTCGGGCATACTACAACAGCGACTTTTTTCATATCGTTTCTCCTAGATTAATCATTCATTTTTTGCGCAGTAATTGTCTGCTAGGTGAAATTCCATAATTCACACTCTTTAAATTATACCAAATTTTGATAAAATTTTTCAAGTGGCAAACATTAAAATTCCATGAACTTCAAAAAATAATGAAATCAAAATGTTTTCTTAACATAAAAAACCGGTGCAAAATCACAGCGGACTTGCACCGGATAAATTCGGACTTTAGGAATTGCCGATCTTGAAAACGAACAAAACAGTCTTTATTATAATACCAATATCCACGAAAACAGAGCGTTCTTTTATGTACTTTCTGTCAAGCTCTATCTGCTCTTCTGTTGTAAGTGAGTTCTTTCCGCCAATCTGCCAGTAGCAGGAGAGACCGGGTGTTACCAGGAGCCTGTCATCAGGAAGATTTGCCTGCTCTCTGGGAATAAAGGGTCTGGGTCCTATGATCGACATCTCACCTTTAAGGATATTGATGAGCTGAGGAAGCTCGTCGATAGAGGTCTTTCTGATGATATGACCTATCTTGGTGATGCGGGGATCGTTCTTCATCTTGAAGGTAGCGCCCTTGCATTCGTCCTTGGCGAGAAGTTCCTCAAGCTTTTTATCAGCTTTTTTATACATTGAGCGGAATTTGTAGATCTTGAAGATCTTGCCGTCCTTTCCGACTCTTTCCTGCATATAAAAAGGACTGCCGAAATCATCTATAACGATGAGTACCATAACTACCAGCATAAGAGGTGCCAGCATTATGAGTGCTATCAGGGAAGATGTAACATCAAATGCTCTCTTTATTTTTTCATATACAGGTTTCTTTCTGTAAAGTATGCTGTGTGAAACGGTAATTTCTCTTTCCTGCAGCGCTGTTTCGCTGTAAGATGTCATTTCGATGCTGCCTGCCAGAATGCTTGTATCTGTCTGTGCACTTAAATTCATCATTTCTCTCTCCCCATTCTCAATAATCTCAAGGTTTTCCGCTGGCGTTGAAAGCCATACTTGCGAATGATGTGTTTTTGACATAAGATCCGGAATCTCTTCCGGCTGCCCTGCGCGAATGAAACGACCCCATTATAATATTGAAGTTATATTTATTATATACATATGTATAAATGATGTTCACTTGTTTAAGCCGGACGTCAGCTTAATTAAGCGATGTTTGCGGCCTGCTCGAAGAACAGCAGGTTGCTTTTTGTTAAATATATTATATCACGCATATCTTCAAAAGTCAACACATTTAATCTTTTTCATCACTATAAATAATATACACCGCTTTTTTTTAGTATAATTTCAAAATTATATATATACGTAAATTTGCGGCAATGATTTGTGCATAAATTTAATGAATTTAAAACTAATTTACTTACTACATGGCCGAGATTTATGTGTAAAATACAGAATTTTACATTGTTATTATATTATCATTATTGTTAAATGGGTGACAGGATAATATTATTGCATGGCAGAATGTGGATATTGTATTTTGTTAGTCTTAATTGGTTAAAATTACCGATGCAATTAAACGTGAGTTACTTGACATATCGAACGAAATGCAGTACAATATTGAGTATATAATATATGTGATTTCACTGATTTGTTATGATTCAGGGTGATCCGGAAATTAAAAGGAATATTTATGTAAACGATATCATCACCCCATAATAAAGGTGTACAGATGCTGTGTGGAAATATGGCTGATGGGGCTGATATCGCGTAAAAAGCTTGTTATTGCCACATATTCAACTGAAGATGACAAGCTGAACTGGGGGATATGGAATGAATATAATCTTACTGTCCGGCGGAAGCGGCAAAAGGCTTTGGCCCCTATCGAATGATGTGCAAAGTAAACAATTCATACGACTGTTCAAGAATGATAATGACGAATATGAGTCGATGCTTCAGCGTGTATACCGTCAGATAACATCGGTAAGCGATGCGGGAATAACTATTGCGACATCGCGTTCACAGGTAAGCGCTATCAGAAATCAGCTGAGCGACAAGGTATCTGTATGTATAGAACCCTGCAGACGCGATACTTTTCCTGCCATAGCACTTGCGTCGGCATATCTTCACGATGTGCAGAATGTTGACATGGAAGAATGCGTGATAGTATGTCCTGTTGACCCTTATGTTGACAATAGTTATTATGAGTGTGTAAAATCGCTGGAAGCTCATGTTAAAAAAGGTGATACCAATCTTACTCTTATGGGCATCGAACCTACTTATCCCTCGGATAAGTACGGATACATCATACCCGAGGCGAAGGATACCGTCAGCACTGTAAGGTCTTTCAAGGAGAAGCCCGACAAGGAGACTGCGGCGGGATACCTTAAACAGGGTGCGCTGTGGAATGCGGGCGTATTTGCTTTCAAACTGGGATACCTTATTAATAAGGTACAGGAGATTACAGGATATACCCGTTATGATGAGCTCCTTGAAAATTATGAGACACTGGAAAAGATATCCTTTGACTATGCAGTGGTCGAAAAGGAGAGTTCTATAAAGGTAGTGCGCTATTCGGGCGACTGGAAAGACGTCGGCACATGGAACATGATGGCTGAGGTAATGGCGGACGCTACAAAGGGTGATGTTACCCTGGATGATACCTGTGAGAATACGCAGGTGGTCAATGAACTGGGCATACCCGTGCTGTGTATGGGCTGTCATGATATGGTGATAGCTGTCAGCGGCGACGGTATACTGGTATCGGACAAAGAGCGCAGCGGATATATGAAGCCTTATGTTGAGAAGATAGCGGGAGATGTTCATTTTGCGGAGAAATCCTGGGGAACATACACCGTTATCAATACCGAACCCGAGGCTATGACCGTCAAGATAAAGCTATTTGCGGGAAATAACATGAATTATCACAGCCACAACTACCGCGACGAGGTATGGACAGTGCTTTCGGGCGAGGGCAGAGTGGTCATCGACGATAAGATGATACCCGTGAAGCAGGGCGACACTGTCAGTGCAAAAGCGGGTGTTAAGCATATGATAATCGCTGATACGGATATGAGCATCATCGAGGTACAGATGGGCAAGGAGATCAGCAGGAAAGATAAGATCATATATGAATCCGAGTATGGTAAGGGCAAGAAGAAATGAGCGGCACAGGTGAAAATAATTACGGATGGATATCTACCTTGAGAGGGTTTGCGGCATTGCTTGTGTTTTTTGCTCATCCGCCGATGCCGTGGGCTGACAATTCAGTTGGTTTTGTCATTGGCAGGACGGGTGTTGCGATATTTTTCCTTATTATGGGATATCTGGCGGTACAGGCCAGGCAGAAAAGGACGAGAAAACAGTATCTGTACAACCGCTTTATAAGAATGTACCCTGTTTTCTGGCTGATACTGGTGGCTACATATATCACGAAGGTAGTTCTGGCGAGAGTAGGATTATTCTCGCACATTAAAGACCTTTTGTTCAATATGACGCTGTTCAATAAGTTTTTTGGATCTTCCCCATTAATCGGTACAAGCTGGATGATGCCGATACAGGTCTGCTTCTTTGTGGCGCTGGCTGTTCTTTCGGCGGATTTCTTTGAGTATGCCAGCGAAAAGACCATTGAAAGGTTATTTATTGCAGGAGGCATAGGTGCCGTATTGATCTCGCTGCTGAGATTTATAACCCACAATGACGGTATACCGACTGCTTTTGTACTTCTGATAATGTTTGGTCTGATAGGTATACAGTACAAGGAATACGGCGATATCCGCAGTATT from Ruminococcus albus AD2013 includes:
- a CDS encoding sugar phosphate nucleotidyltransferase, whose protein sequence is MNIILLSGGSGKRLWPLSNDVQSKQFIRLFKNDNDEYESMLQRVYRQITSVSDAGITIATSRSQVSAIRNQLSDKVSVCIEPCRRDTFPAIALASAYLHDVQNVDMEECVIVCPVDPYVDNSYYECVKSLEAHVKKGDTNLTLMGIEPTYPSDKYGYIIPEAKDTVSTVRSFKEKPDKETAAGYLKQGALWNAGVFAFKLGYLINKVQEITGYTRYDELLENYETLEKISFDYAVVEKESSIKVVRYSGDWKDVGTWNMMAEVMADATKGDVTLDDTCENTQVVNELGIPVLCMGCHDMVIAVSGDGILVSDKERSGYMKPYVEKIAGDVHFAEKSWGTYTVINTEPEAMTVKIKLFAGNNMNYHSHNYRDEVWTVLSGEGRVVIDDKMIPVKQGDTVSAKAGVKHMIIADTDMSIIEVQMGKEISRKDKIIYESEYGKGKKK
- a CDS encoding sugar transferase encodes the protein MMNLSAQTDTSILAGSIEMTSYSETALQEREITVSHSILYRKKPVYEKIKRAFDVTSSLIALIMLAPLMLVVMVLIVIDDFGSPFYMQERVGKDGKIFKIYKFRSMYKKADKKLEELLAKDECKGATFKMKNDPRITKIGHIIRKTSIDELPQLINILKGEMSIIGPRPFIPREQANLPDDRLLVTPGLSCYWQIGGKNSLTTEEQIELDRKYIKERSVFVDIGIIIKTVLFVFKIGNS
- a CDS encoding acyltransferase family protein — encoded protein: MSGTGENNYGWISTLRGFAALLVFFAHPPMPWADNSVGFVIGRTGVAIFFLIMGYLAVQARQKRTRKQYLYNRFIRMYPVFWLILVATYITKVVLARVGLFSHIKDLLFNMTLFNKFFGSSPLIGTSWMMPIQVCFFVALAVLSADFFEYASEKTIERLFIAGGIGAVLISLLRFITHNDGIPTAFVLLIMFGLIGIQYKEYGDIRSISRYLEIYAAAFVPSVILSYRGEFIRYIVAYVAGIALFVLADKYKVSVEAMNKLGSVGFSFFLVSDIPQLILEKIIVLVDPKNPDKKAELYIVKLVLFIVIKFAASLGLAHLLTKYVEKPMLSKAKSIEMSMK
- a CDS encoding polysaccharide pyruvyl transferase family protein, with the protein product MKKVAVVVCPNIRNFGSVLQSYATQKAVTKLGYDNEYIKYVKTRKTAYKYLIQLLIPSIMAERWSFVKRKFFQKKNGELISRRNKAFDKFVDKYMTASPKYVGYDQLKKAAGKYSMAVLGSDQVWNPINSGSDFYTLNWLNSGTKRVAYAPSFGVAEVPALLKDFYKKFLGKFDHISVREKRGAVIVKQLTGQKVPVVCDPTLLFKAEEWDDIQPEKPVAEGKYIFCYFLGNRREPRECVLKLAEKTGLPIVMMPFFGEISEYDNKLNAKFVDNPDPSHFVSAIKNAEYVCTDSYHGTVFSIIYRKNVMVFRRHSADSSKDTFSRLESLLSIAGMKDRVVNDVWEDRFITESINYDEVTENIDKLRKYSWNYLSDSLKN